From Leptospira ellinghausenii, a single genomic window includes:
- a CDS encoding tetratricopeptide repeat protein, translated as MKSILPLTLLLLVVAFENCASNKETIRPGVSKINTGSHLAQIEAIDADLKSSTLSDESRDKLIIKKGKLLLDLGRYEETITTLNQVNQAKANPVQLSEWNLAMGKAYIGKNEYSKAIQFLNQSEKLDKNTNLMERKKLVVQSLVAEREYYPALATLTKTYTKGNQKKDEFYYETAAKTYLKMGFEYKNTGFYQKGLQVANLGLEEFPNNETLKSIQKECLEVLQPEGKL; from the coding sequence ATGAAATCGATTCTCCCACTCACCCTCCTATTGTTGGTAGTGGCATTTGAAAATTGCGCATCAAACAAGGAAACCATCCGCCCAGGAGTTTCCAAAATCAACACAGGGTCTCATTTGGCCCAAATCGAAGCAATCGATGCTGATCTCAAATCCTCTACACTCTCTGACGAATCCCGTGACAAATTAATCATCAAAAAGGGAAAGTTATTACTCGATTTAGGTCGTTATGAAGAAACGATCACAACTCTCAACCAAGTGAACCAGGCAAAAGCAAATCCTGTGCAATTGTCTGAGTGGAATTTGGCAATGGGAAAAGCCTATATCGGAAAAAACGAATATAGTAAAGCCATCCAGTTCTTAAACCAATCGGAAAAACTCGATAAAAATACGAACCTAATGGAACGTAAAAAACTTGTAGTTCAATCCCTTGTGGCAGAAAGAGAATATTACCCAGCACTTGCAACTCTTACCAAAACTTACACAAAAGGAAATCAGAAAAAAGACGAATTCTATTATGAGACGGCTGCAAAGACCTATCTCAAAATGGGTTTCGAATACAAAAACACTGGTTTTTACCAAAAAGGATTACAAGTAGCAAACCTTGGTTTGGAAGAATTTCCTAACAATGAAACGTTAAAATCCATTCAAAAAGAATGTTTGGAAGTGTTACAGCCGGAGGGCAAACTCTAA
- a CDS encoding ATP-dependent helicase, giving the protein MKLNAAQMEAVSTIQGPLLVFAGAGSGKTRVITNRIAHMVEGVKIPASKIVALSFTNKSAKEMAERLRKMVPREKLKGITLSTFHSLGLKILKEHITKLGYNETFLLFNGTDQEAFVSDLLKSKRLDPKKVPPKEILRRISYAKNTQVHPKDNGLSGEFDLVAAEVFSLYEEGLKEKNAIDFDDLILLPKRLLAEFPEIAAYYQRKHEYFLVDEFQDTNQLQYEFLSLFRGNSDNLCVVGDDDQSIYAFRGSNVQLILNFEREFPHAKVVRLLENYRSTSLIIQAANSLIQNNKGRKEKTLYSRIPSAERVEYYETADEREEAIFVAGRIQTLLIKNEFKGKEIAILFRTNFQSRPFEEELRNRSIPYKVVGGYNFFDRKEIRDCISYLRYVANPKDDYSLLRIINYPKRGIGPGTMQKLQEEAFTHKLSLYEIFHKMIESPDYLPEVKAKVRQEIYQFVEMVDAFKKKFAMSPKLAPVLREMITQIGFEREISMEETEEKVVKARIYNLSELVNMLSFFEEEEGREGKATIFDFLQRLVLLMEDEPKEDEEDRRVQLLTMHQSKGLEYDLVFLVGLEEGILPNSRVIEEEGEVVDEERRLLYVGMTRPRRKLYLTSARTRRKFGEQIESAPSRFLNELSQDAVLFFPMETKDRDTETKNFLEELDKLKVG; this is encoded by the coding sequence ATGAAATTGAATGCGGCACAAATGGAAGCAGTTTCCACCATCCAAGGTCCCCTTCTTGTTTTTGCAGGAGCGGGGTCAGGGAAAACCCGTGTTATTACCAACCGGATCGCTCATATGGTGGAGGGAGTGAAAATCCCAGCCAGTAAAATCGTTGCTCTCTCTTTTACCAACAAAAGTGCAAAAGAAATGGCAGAGCGCCTCCGAAAGATGGTTCCGAGGGAAAAACTGAAAGGGATCACACTTTCTACCTTCCATTCGTTAGGCCTAAAGATCCTAAAAGAACACATCACAAAACTTGGTTACAACGAAACGTTTTTACTCTTTAACGGGACAGACCAAGAAGCTTTTGTTTCCGACCTTTTAAAATCCAAACGCCTGGATCCCAAAAAAGTTCCCCCAAAAGAAATCCTTCGCCGTATCTCTTATGCCAAAAATACGCAAGTCCACCCCAAGGACAATGGACTCTCTGGTGAATTTGATTTAGTGGCTGCTGAAGTTTTTTCCCTGTATGAAGAAGGACTCAAAGAAAAAAATGCAATCGACTTTGATGATTTGATATTACTTCCCAAACGGCTGTTAGCTGAGTTTCCTGAAATTGCGGCCTATTACCAAAGGAAACACGAATACTTCCTTGTGGATGAATTCCAAGATACAAACCAACTCCAATATGAGTTTTTATCTCTTTTTCGAGGGAACAGTGATAACCTTTGTGTGGTAGGGGACGACGACCAAAGTATCTATGCGTTTCGTGGTTCCAATGTCCAACTCATCCTCAATTTTGAAAGGGAATTCCCTCATGCGAAAGTGGTGAGACTTCTCGAAAATTATAGATCCACATCACTCATCATCCAAGCAGCAAACTCTCTCATCCAAAACAACAAAGGCCGAAAGGAAAAAACCTTGTACAGCCGAATCCCTTCCGCCGAACGAGTGGAATACTATGAAACCGCTGATGAAAGGGAAGAAGCCATCTTTGTAGCCGGGCGGATCCAAACCTTACTCATCAAAAATGAATTTAAGGGAAAAGAAATTGCCATCCTCTTTCGTACGAACTTTCAATCGAGACCCTTTGAAGAGGAACTTCGAAACCGTAGCATCCCTTACAAAGTAGTAGGTGGTTATAATTTTTTTGACCGCAAAGAAATCCGAGATTGTATCTCCTACCTTCGGTATGTCGCAAACCCGAAGGATGATTACTCCCTCCTTCGCATCATCAATTACCCAAAACGGGGGATTGGTCCTGGCACTATGCAAAAACTGCAGGAAGAAGCCTTTACCCACAAACTTTCGTTGTATGAAATCTTCCATAAAATGATTGAGAGTCCAGACTATTTGCCCGAAGTAAAGGCTAAGGTCAGACAAGAAATTTACCAATTTGTAGAAATGGTGGATGCTTTCAAAAAGAAGTTTGCCATGTCTCCGAAACTAGCTCCAGTCCTTCGGGAAATGATCACCCAAATCGGATTTGAGCGGGAAATTTCCATGGAAGAGACCGAAGAGAAGGTGGTCAAAGCCCGGATCTACAATTTGAGTGAACTGGTAAACATGTTGTCCTTTTTTGAAGAAGAAGAGGGCAGGGAAGGCAAGGCCACGATTTTTGACTTCCTACAAAGATTAGTCCTCCTTATGGAAGACGAACCAAAGGAAGATGAAGAGGACAGGCGGGTGCAACTCCTTACGATGCACCAGTCCAAAGGACTCGAATACGATTTAGTATTTTTAGTGGGACTAGAAGAGGGAATTTTACCGAACTCACGTGTTATAGAAGAAGAAGGGGAAGTGGTCGATGAAGAACGACGCCTTCTCTACGTGGGTATGACTCGCCCAAGGCGAAAATTGTACTTGACTTCGGCTCGTACAAGACGCAAATTTGGGGAGCAAATCGAGAGTGCCCCCTCTCGGTTTTTAAACGAGCTGTCTCAGGACGCTGTTCTTTTTTTCCCGATGGAAACGAAGGATAGAGACACAGAAACTAAGAATTTCTTAGAGGAATTAGACAAACTAAAGGTAGGCTAA
- the lpxB gene encoding lipid-A-disaccharide synthase: MVAKKKSHRSNFKKNILVIAGEHSGDLIGADLLQELKLIEPDYHFYGIGGEGMIQNGLESLEEMENLSVIGFSEAIKKYSYLKKVFYRLLDETTHRPTQLAILIDYPGFNLRLAKELKSRGIPTVFYVSPQIWAWKFKRIFFIKEHIALMLTLFRFEEEIYNEYGVNAKFVGHPITKRIPEKLKKEQVIPEKLPDPHHGYTVGLLPGSRKGEIHRLIDPILGTAVLLHEQCKLEKKKIVFLLPNINQKEETFILDKINVIKTAHPDIQIHYLWNSSLRVMEASDLLLIASGTATLEGLYFETPMVILYKVSLFTYFLGSLLMKSKFIGLANILSGEEVCREITQNECKPEYIVSEAWKILSNTKLRNKIKGILREAKERELGTNNASKKAAKEIQNLLKSIPSD; this comes from the coding sequence ATGGTAGCCAAAAAAAAGTCACATCGATCTAATTTTAAAAAAAACATTCTAGTCATCGCAGGAGAACATTCTGGTGACCTCATTGGTGCCGATCTTTTACAAGAATTAAAACTCATCGAACCTGATTACCATTTTTATGGGATTGGTGGAGAAGGAATGATCCAAAATGGCCTTGAGTCATTGGAAGAAATGGAAAATCTCAGTGTGATTGGATTTTCTGAAGCGATTAAAAAGTATAGTTATCTAAAAAAAGTTTTTTATCGTTTGTTAGACGAAACCACGCACAGACCAACTCAGCTTGCCATCCTAATCGATTACCCTGGCTTTAACTTACGTTTAGCGAAAGAATTAAAATCACGGGGTATCCCAACAGTATTTTACGTATCTCCACAAATTTGGGCTTGGAAATTCAAACGAATCTTTTTTATAAAAGAACACATTGCTTTAATGCTGACACTTTTTCGATTTGAAGAAGAAATTTACAATGAGTATGGTGTGAATGCAAAATTTGTAGGCCACCCTATTACCAAAAGGATTCCAGAAAAATTAAAAAAAGAACAAGTGATTCCAGAAAAACTCCCAGACCCTCACCATGGTTATACGGTAGGTTTATTACCAGGATCCAGAAAAGGAGAGATCCATCGACTCATAGATCCAATTCTCGGCACAGCAGTTTTACTCCACGAACAATGTAAGTTAGAAAAAAAGAAAATAGTATTTTTACTTCCGAATATTAACCAGAAGGAAGAAACTTTTATATTAGATAAAATTAATGTCATCAAAACAGCACATCCGGATATCCAAATCCATTATCTTTGGAATTCCTCTCTTCGAGTAATGGAAGCAAGTGACCTACTCCTCATTGCATCAGGGACAGCAACTCTGGAAGGTTTGTATTTTGAAACTCCAATGGTGATTTTGTACAAGGTAAGTTTATTTACCTATTTTTTAGGTTCATTACTCATGAAGTCAAAGTTCATAGGTCTTGCCAATATCCTCAGCGGAGAAGAAGTTTGCCGTGAAATCACCCAAAATGAGTGTAAACCAGAATACATAGTTTCTGAGGCTTGGAAAATCCTTTCCAATACAAAACTCAGAAATAAAATCAAAGGCATTTTACGTGAGGCAAAAGAAAGAGAACTGGGAACAAATAATGCTTCGAAAAAAGCTGCAAAAGAAATCCAAAATCTTTTAAAATCAATTCCTTCGGATTAA
- a CDS encoding LIC_12586 family protein, which yields MDRFFPTHRFLEWKQNLEFLLNRIRENKRVLFSFIALGFVFFLFILSYYGLEFYLRNYRIPLVKLRKVVAATINQELGKAVDIGVLDFSLREGLIIEDLVVSNEEDFSFNDHMLKVKKVTFRLSSYFKESPTVERIDFYSPQLVLNEDTSLRNRLIEYAQTSRIKDIRFHDAKLTVKKSDTTLVDWKEGWDIDLIRKNKRLYLKYTNGWFWVPNTTRIKGEGEFSESNLNEYQFEFFWKNYPSEEAILLTNYLFGANVQSAVLSGGGKITSNPNTGFVMDGEVEFENSFIIIPFFENYLLEGFRFREKFHFTENLEEREFIGNEFQIKSQVLSQMAKETLLFRKIEFQIGALEDIFEHVTDISGFVRFPLFGELRGGIELKETGEKNKWFSLSGELNGSEIKLDSSLVQIENAKLSLKLKPNQEWDLNLDAEIFGKPSHLVGSGSSEWSRSKKIDGSYYYPMTSKSKLNFQTTELTANDWKPLYEDWKKETLEEIRERQEKLIPEEYFYQTKLYKYFLESMNLDLGIYITNFYPYRGAKSLGESKGNFTVKDGRFNFNLGLGNVDSKVSMVSYFASKTPNFSLNLLLKEYPWSEPWMVMCGTELKPTNVSMDFSFNSIGSDYYMLHKDARTSYFLKLFGINLKDGDLIVKGSVDLKPLQSPFDMEFTLNRYSDLDYLSDVVVTSGSGAIDLKGYGNNKNGNYQMTVYGLIGETRGNYSISEEENKCVFK from the coding sequence TTGGACCGTTTTTTCCCAACACATCGTTTCCTTGAGTGGAAACAAAACTTAGAATTCTTACTCAATAGAATCCGTGAAAACAAACGGGTTCTATTTTCATTTATAGCTCTTGGTTTTGTTTTTTTTCTCTTTATTCTCTCTTACTATGGTTTGGAATTTTATCTCCGTAACTATCGAATCCCACTCGTAAAACTTCGTAAAGTTGTAGCTGCTACCATCAACCAAGAATTAGGCAAAGCTGTTGACATCGGGGTTCTCGATTTTTCGTTGAGAGAAGGGTTAATCATTGAAGATTTGGTTGTCTCAAACGAGGAAGACTTTTCGTTTAACGACCATATGTTGAAGGTGAAAAAAGTTACCTTTCGACTCTCAAGTTATTTTAAAGAATCTCCTACTGTGGAACGGATTGATTTTTACAGTCCACAATTAGTTTTAAATGAAGATACTAGTCTAAGGAATCGGCTGATAGAGTATGCACAAACAAGTCGTATCAAAGACATCCGATTTCATGATGCAAAACTCACAGTTAAAAAATCAGATACAACTTTGGTGGATTGGAAAGAAGGTTGGGATATCGATTTAATTCGAAAAAACAAACGTCTTTATTTAAAATATACAAATGGTTGGTTTTGGGTTCCCAATACAACTCGAATCAAAGGAGAAGGTGAGTTCTCTGAATCCAATTTGAATGAGTATCAATTTGAATTCTTTTGGAAAAATTATCCTTCTGAGGAAGCAATTTTACTCACCAATTATTTGTTTGGTGCAAATGTTCAATCTGCCGTTTTATCGGGGGGAGGTAAAATAACATCCAATCCTAATACTGGTTTTGTGATGGATGGAGAAGTTGAATTCGAAAATTCATTCATCATCATTCCATTTTTTGAAAACTATCTCTTAGAAGGTTTCCGGTTTCGTGAGAAGTTCCATTTTACCGAAAATTTAGAGGAGAGAGAATTCATTGGAAATGAGTTCCAAATCAAATCACAAGTATTGTCCCAGATGGCGAAGGAAACTTTACTCTTTCGCAAAATTGAATTTCAGATTGGGGCTTTAGAAGATATATTTGAACATGTTACCGATATTTCTGGTTTTGTTCGTTTTCCTTTGTTTGGTGAACTACGTGGAGGTATCGAATTAAAGGAAACTGGGGAAAAAAACAAATGGTTTTCTCTTTCAGGGGAACTCAATGGAAGTGAGATCAAACTTGATTCCTCACTTGTACAAATTGAAAATGCGAAACTTTCATTAAAATTAAAACCAAATCAAGAATGGGATTTGAACTTAGATGCTGAAATTTTTGGGAAACCCTCTCATTTAGTGGGATCTGGATCATCCGAGTGGAGTCGTTCCAAAAAAATAGATGGTTCCTACTATTACCCAATGACATCTAAATCAAAACTTAATTTTCAGACAACGGAACTTACAGCGAATGATTGGAAACCATTGTATGAAGATTGGAAAAAGGAAACCTTAGAAGAAATTCGAGAAAGGCAAGAAAAACTAATTCCGGAAGAGTATTTTTACCAAACAAAACTCTACAAATACTTTTTAGAGTCTATGAATTTGGATTTAGGAATCTATATAACAAATTTTTATCCTTACCGAGGGGCTAAATCACTTGGAGAATCAAAAGGTAATTTTACAGTCAAAGATGGTCGTTTTAATTTCAACTTAGGTTTGGGAAATGTGGATTCAAAAGTTTCTATGGTATCTTATTTTGCGAGTAAAACACCTAACTTTAGTTTGAACTTGCTTTTAAAAGAATACCCATGGTCGGAACCTTGGATGGTCATGTGTGGTACCGAACTTAAACCTACCAATGTCAGTATGGATTTTAGCTTCAATAGCATTGGAAGTGATTATTATATGTTGCATAAAGATGCTAGGACATCCTATTTCTTAAAATTATTTGGAATTAATTTAAAAGATGGAGATTTGATTGTAAAGGGAAGTGTGGATTTAAAACCATTGCAGTCACCATTTGATATGGAATTTACTCTCAATCGATATTCCGATTTGGATTACTTATCTGATGTTGTTGTTACCAGTGGAAGTGGGGCCATCGATCTAAAAGGGTATGGTAATAATAAAAACGGCAATTACCAGATGACAGTGTATGGCCTGATTGGTGAAACAAGAGGGAATTATTCGATTTCAGAGGAGGAGAACAAATGCGTTTTCAAATGA
- a CDS encoding TolC family protein, whose amino-acid sequence MEQRSWVSSALVLFISFGLLAAESDEKGFTLSLKDAVRYAIENNREVLQARLELAKADTNLMKFEAKYSWRAISKAEIDQKKFPFNQNNIFTGTKTQTNTYSAGIEKLFTTGTYFKLEARSQRFDSNAFENPNQTPAGFTALGLPPLYTDSLSVTIAQDLLKNAFGANERNMEKILENQTEIMREQMEDQVASKVVSTLVDYWNYSVKESGYQTFEQLLKNTKNVRDLTIRKQGLGLSESFEVNQWNALLSQVEGQMAQASAEKEEARRKLIRSLNLPEDTVFQKTTPLSETLPDKLDYQSDIDYAYKHRADFRAIQRKKENAELAMKMAKNEALPSLKAAGTYGYQAQNTISPQNNYSDNRNGVFSYQYPVMQGSLDLSYPIMDKGVKVGIRDAEIQKRQVSLEEADLVKAVSDDVKTRIDILKASFRVMENAKRTEEESKKYYNGVLRSFQQGRFNALAVKNALDTLVQDQLSLVRAKVDYNINLHRYYVAKNALFEEYGVDRAKLLPENL is encoded by the coding sequence ATGGAACAACGTTCATGGGTTTCTAGTGCATTGGTTCTCTTCATTTCCTTCGGCCTTCTCGCTGCCGAATCGGACGAAAAAGGGTTTACCTTAAGTTTAAAGGATGCGGTTCGGTATGCGATTGAAAACAACCGCGAAGTGTTACAAGCACGTTTGGAATTAGCAAAAGCTGATACCAATTTAATGAAATTTGAAGCCAAGTATTCTTGGCGTGCGATTTCCAAAGCTGAAATCGACCAAAAGAAGTTCCCTTTTAACCAAAACAACATCTTTACGGGAACAAAAACCCAAACCAACACTTACAGTGCTGGGATTGAAAAACTTTTCACAACAGGAACTTACTTCAAACTAGAAGCAAGGTCACAACGTTTTGACTCAAACGCGTTTGAAAACCCGAACCAAACTCCAGCTGGATTTACGGCACTCGGCCTCCCTCCTCTTTATACGGATTCCTTATCCGTTACCATTGCCCAAGACTTACTTAAAAATGCGTTTGGTGCCAATGAAAGGAATATGGAAAAAATCCTTGAAAACCAAACAGAGATCATGCGGGAACAAATGGAAGACCAAGTTGCTTCCAAGGTAGTATCTACACTTGTTGATTATTGGAATTACTCTGTAAAAGAATCGGGATACCAAACGTTTGAACAATTATTGAAAAATACAAAAAATGTAAGGGATTTAACGATTCGCAAACAAGGACTTGGACTTTCGGAAAGTTTCGAAGTGAACCAATGGAATGCCCTACTTTCCCAAGTGGAAGGCCAAATGGCCCAAGCGAGTGCAGAAAAGGAAGAAGCTAGACGAAAACTCATTCGTTCCCTGAACCTTCCTGAAGACACTGTCTTCCAGAAAACAACTCCACTTTCAGAAACCTTACCAGACAAATTGGACTACCAATCTGATATCGACTACGCATACAAACACAGAGCTGATTTCCGTGCCATCCAAAGGAAAAAAGAAAACGCAGAACTTGCCATGAAGATGGCAAAAAACGAAGCCCTACCTTCCTTAAAAGCTGCAGGAACTTATGGTTACCAAGCTCAAAATACCATTAGCCCTCAAAATAATTATTCAGACAACCGCAATGGTGTTTTTTCTTACCAATACCCAGTGATGCAAGGGTCTCTTGACTTAAGTTACCCAATCATGGACAAGGGGGTCAAAGTGGGTATCCGTGATGCTGAAATCCAAAAAAGACAGGTTTCATTAGAAGAAGCTGATTTGGTCAAAGCCGTTTCGGATGATGTCAAAACAAGAATTGATATCTTAAAAGCATCATTTCGTGTGATGGAAAATGCAAAACGTACGGAAGAAGAATCCAAAAAATACTATAATGGTGTTTTACGTTCCTTCCAACAAGGAAGGTTCAATGCACTTGCCGTAAAAAATGCATTGGACACATTGGTACAAGACCAGTTATCACTCGTAAGAGCGAAAGTTGACTACAACATCAATTTACACAGATACTATGTTGCAAAAAATGCATTATTCGAAGAATACGGAGTGGACCGAGCCAAACTCCTTCCTGAAAATCTTTAA
- a CDS encoding glutathione S-transferase family protein, giving the protein MKLYGSITSPYVRRIRFLCLELGIPFQLVDTMTESGQKELREKNPLWKVPYLETDDVKIWDSHTITDYILETKGHGKFRPKAGDHLYREANLLTAIDQALDNAILLFYLNKEGIKPDAAPYLTKNALRISSILEFIKRELSGNHFFSDGKVGLSEIALYSTLDWMRFRSVLPILEEEIFVNFLNFHGPNKSWMETAPK; this is encoded by the coding sequence ATGAAATTATACGGTAGCATCACTTCCCCTTATGTCAGACGAATTCGATTCCTCTGTTTAGAACTAGGGATACCTTTCCAACTGGTTGATACGATGACAGAATCTGGGCAAAAAGAACTACGAGAAAAAAATCCTCTTTGGAAAGTTCCATACTTGGAAACAGACGATGTCAAAATTTGGGATAGCCATACTATCACTGATTATATTTTGGAAACAAAAGGTCATGGTAAGTTTCGTCCGAAAGCTGGTGACCATCTTTACAGAGAAGCCAATCTACTCACAGCCATTGACCAAGCTCTTGACAATGCCATTCTCCTCTTTTATTTGAATAAGGAGGGAATCAAACCGGATGCCGCTCCTTACTTAACCAAAAATGCACTTCGGATCAGTTCTATTTTAGAATTCATCAAACGAGAGTTAAGTGGCAATCACTTCTTTTCCGATGGAAAAGTAGGTTTATCTGAGATCGCGCTGTATTCCACTTTGGATTGGATGCGATTTCGTTCTGTTTTGCCCATTCTCGAAGAGGAAATTTTTGTCAATTTTCTGAATTTCCATGGGCCAAATAAATCTTGGATGGAAACGGCACCTAAGTAA
- a CDS encoding LpxI family protein, with protein sequence MASKGRLAIIAGGGELPHIGMLEALASGEDPLFLGLIESDFSPRGHESRTIPVHITQVGKILKTIQKEKITRILMLGKVRKDLLFQKLKFDLKALSILAKTINRNDYPIFLAIADEFEAMGVKVISQKIYLQSLLLKEGRYTPKKFSTQELKDIEFGMFYAEKMADLDIGQMVVVSDESVIAVEAVEGTDETIRRGGQYTKKKGDAVVCKSPKAKQDERFDLPTIGIHTFQVMLESGCKTLCIREGETLVVNPKETIEFATKHKLNFCVLGKNGSKVLNGSQKKVTSI encoded by the coding sequence TTGGCTTCAAAAGGTAGATTGGCAATCATCGCTGGTGGTGGAGAGCTCCCCCATATTGGAATGTTGGAAGCTCTCGCTAGCGGTGAGGATCCTTTATTTTTGGGACTCATCGAATCGGATTTTTCTCCTAGAGGACACGAGTCTAGGACCATTCCCGTCCACATCACCCAAGTCGGGAAAATTTTAAAAACCATCCAAAAAGAAAAAATCACACGAATCCTAATGCTTGGAAAAGTGAGAAAAGATCTCCTTTTCCAAAAACTCAAATTTGATCTGAAAGCACTTTCCATCCTTGCCAAAACCATCAACCGAAATGATTACCCCATTTTCCTTGCGATTGCCGATGAGTTTGAAGCGATGGGAGTAAAAGTGATTTCACAAAAGATCTACTTACAATCTCTCCTCCTCAAAGAAGGACGATACACTCCCAAAAAATTCAGCACCCAAGAACTAAAGGACATTGAATTTGGAATGTTCTACGCAGAAAAAATGGCTGATTTGGATATCGGCCAAATGGTTGTTGTGAGTGATGAATCTGTCATCGCTGTGGAAGCCGTCGAAGGCACAGACGAAACCATTCGACGTGGTGGCCAATACACCAAAAAAAAAGGTGATGCAGTTGTTTGTAAAAGTCCCAAAGCAAAACAGGACGAACGATTTGATTTACCTACCATCGGAATTCACACCTTCCAAGTGATGTTAGAAAGTGGATGTAAAACATTGTGCATCAGAGAAGGTGAAACGCTTGTTGTCAATCCGAAAGAAACAATCGAATTTGCCACAAAACACAAATTAAACTTTTGTGTCCTCGGTAAAAATGGAAGTAAGGTTCTCAATGGTAGCCAAAAAAAAGTCACATCGATCTAA
- the sucD gene encoding succinate--CoA ligase subunit alpha, protein MAVLVDENTRVVVQGITGKEGSFHATQMLEYGTKVVAGVTPGKGGQIWTSEFGKTAPVRNTIKDAMKEDGANAAVIFVPPPFAADAILEGIFAEIPLVVCITEGIPTHDMLKVYSVLRNSKTKLVGPNCPGVINPRYNVKMGIMPGFIHTPGNIGIVSRSGTLTYESVASLTSAGLGQSTCIGIGGDPVPGMNHVEAVRLLNEDPDTEGIVMIGEIGGTSEEEAAAYIKAHVKKPVVGFIAGQTAPPGKRMGHAGAIISGGMGTATSKIAAMQDAGVSICAHIGEVGDKMKLALKK, encoded by the coding sequence ATGGCTGTATTAGTAGATGAAAATACAAGAGTCGTTGTACAAGGGATCACTGGAAAAGAAGGATCCTTTCATGCAACGCAAATGTTAGAATATGGTACTAAAGTAGTTGCAGGTGTTACACCAGGAAAGGGTGGACAAATTTGGACTTCTGAGTTTGGAAAAACTGCCCCTGTCCGCAATACCATCAAAGACGCAATGAAGGAAGACGGGGCAAACGCGGCTGTTATTTTTGTTCCCCCTCCATTTGCAGCGGATGCCATCCTAGAAGGAATCTTTGCCGAAATCCCTCTTGTGGTTTGTATCACAGAGGGTATCCCAACTCACGACATGTTAAAAGTGTACAGTGTGTTACGTAATTCAAAAACAAAACTTGTGGGACCAAACTGCCCAGGTGTCATTAACCCTCGTTACAACGTAAAAATGGGAATTATGCCAGGTTTTATCCACACCCCAGGAAATATCGGAATCGTTTCTCGTTCTGGAACCTTAACGTATGAATCTGTTGCTTCCCTCACTTCGGCAGGCCTTGGCCAGTCCACTTGTATCGGAATCGGGGGAGACCCAGTTCCAGGGATGAACCACGTAGAAGCGGTTCGTCTCCTGAACGAAGACCCGGATACAGAAGGGATCGTGATGATTGGTGAAATTGGTGGAACTTCGGAAGAAGAAGCTGCTGCTTACATCAAAGCTCATGTGAAAAAACCAGTTGTTGGTTTTATTGCAGGTCAAACTGCTCCTCCAGGAAAACGTATGGGTCATGCCGGTGCGATCATTTCTGGGGGAATGGGAACTGCCACTTCCAAAATTGCTGCCATGCAAGATGCTGGTGTGAGCATTTGTGCTCATATTGGGGAAGTGGGAGATAAAATGAAATTGGCCCTTAAAAAATAA
- a CDS encoding FmdB family zinc ribbon protein → MATYDYHCNTCGKDFEHVQSMKEDALTECLCGQKGSVERRISASAGIIFKGSGFYVTDYKKESTPSTPTSSDSGNA, encoded by the coding sequence ATGGCAACTTACGACTACCATTGTAACACATGCGGAAAAGACTTTGAACACGTACAATCCATGAAAGAAGATGCTTTGACGGAATGCCTTTGTGGACAAAAAGGATCAGTGGAAAGACGTATTTCGGCGAGTGCGGGGATCATTTTCAAAGGATCAGGATTTTACGTCACCGACTACAAAAAAGAAAGTACCCCATCCACACCTACTAGTAGCGATTCTGGTAACGCATAA
- a CDS encoding NUDIX hydrolase: MKERKNWKDLFPTPIYTLASFDIKLPRSEKEKTYYVLKSRNWVNVVPVTKTGEILLIKQYRHGIGEDSLEIPGGIVDEEGPDSELTSVIRELREETGYATDPNKIKLLSKFSGNPAMFTNWSYSYVAYDVEPVHDVEFDEGEDIEIVLKSPKEVKRLLLDGTIHHPHMAAALGIYFLLEG; the protein is encoded by the coding sequence TTGAAAGAACGAAAAAATTGGAAAGACCTATTCCCTACTCCCATTTATACTTTGGCATCTTTCGATATCAAACTACCACGTTCGGAAAAAGAAAAAACCTATTATGTATTAAAATCCAGAAACTGGGTGAATGTGGTTCCCGTCACCAAAACTGGTGAAATTTTACTTATCAAACAATACAGACATGGGATTGGTGAAGACAGCTTAGAAATTCCTGGTGGCATTGTGGATGAAGAAGGACCAGATAGTGAGCTAACATCCGTCATCCGAGAGTTACGTGAAGAAACAGGTTATGCAACTGATCCAAACAAAATCAAATTATTGTCAAAATTTTCTGGCAATCCAGCCATGTTCACCAACTGGTCCTATTCTTACGTAGCCTATGATGTGGAACCTGTGCATGATGTAGAGTTTGATGAAGGGGAAGATATTGAAATTGTATTAAAATCGCCAAAAGAAGTCAAACGGCTGTTACTTGACGGAACAATCCATCACCCCCATATGGCGGCCGCACTCGGGATTTATTTTTTACTTGAAGGTTAG